A genomic segment from Blastococcus sp. PRF04-17 encodes:
- a CDS encoding DNA alkylation repair protein, with the protein MTVDEVLARLRDLAEPSRLPGMARYGIGAGTALGVTVGELRGVAKEVGRDHALAGDLWASGVHEARILASLVDDPALVDDDQFEHWAADFASWDLCDQVCQNLFRYAAAGWGKAVEWPTRDELFVKRAGFVLMAGLAVADKRAADDRFAALLPALVASADDDRPLVRTAASWALRAIGKRSAGLNLLAVEAAEQLRGSGARWVATDALRELRSPAVRRRLATRTSPGR; encoded by the coding sequence GTGACCGTCGACGAGGTCCTGGCCCGGCTGCGCGACCTGGCCGAGCCGTCCCGGCTGCCGGGCATGGCCCGGTACGGGATCGGGGCCGGCACCGCGCTCGGCGTGACCGTCGGGGAGCTGCGCGGCGTGGCGAAGGAGGTCGGCCGGGATCACGCACTGGCCGGCGACCTGTGGGCCAGCGGCGTGCACGAGGCGCGGATCCTCGCGTCGCTGGTCGACGACCCGGCACTGGTCGACGACGACCAGTTCGAGCACTGGGCCGCCGACTTCGCCTCGTGGGACCTCTGCGACCAGGTCTGCCAGAACCTCTTCCGGTACGCGGCGGCGGGCTGGGGCAAGGCCGTGGAGTGGCCGACGAGGGACGAGCTGTTCGTCAAGCGGGCCGGTTTCGTGCTCATGGCGGGCCTCGCCGTCGCGGACAAGCGGGCCGCCGACGACCGGTTCGCCGCCCTCCTCCCGGCACTGGTGGCGAGCGCGGACGACGACCGGCCGCTCGTGCGCACGGCCGCGAGCTGGGCGCTGCGCGCCATCGGCAAGCGCAGCGCCGGGCTCAACCTGCTCGCCGTCGAGGCGGCCGAGCAACTCCGCGGAAGCGGTGCCCGATGGGTGGCCACCGACGCGCTCCGGGAACTCCGCAGCCCCGCCGTCCGGCGCCGGCTGGCGACGCGGACCTCGCCTGGAAGGTGA
- a CDS encoding long-chain fatty acid--CoA ligase encodes MRGLMQDSPLTIDTIFRHVEQHYGDGTIVTNNPGGVTRTTYAEWAQRTRKLGGVLDTLGVSGDGRVGTFGWNSQRHLELYFAAPCTGRVLHTLNIRLFPEQLTYIANHAEDEVVFVDRTVLPLLWKLIDTMTTVRHVVVMDDGGTNEVPDDPRISDYETLLADAQPVDFRVDDENLAASMCYTSGTTGNPKGVVYSHRSTVLHTMAVLAPNAFGLGVRDVAMPVVPMFHANAWGIAQAAPAAGASLVMPGAMMQPEALADIIVDEGVTFTAGVPTIWQGVLPHLAGREHKLREIGCGGSAVPKALSEAYREQVGLPILQAWGMTETSPVASSAVLSRQYDDADAETVANARARAGIPLFGVEARIVDADTLEPQPWDDQATGELQVRGPWCAKDYYNPDAGVVLSTEDGWMKTGDVAAMDAAGSIRIADRTKDLIKSGGEWISSVDLENVIMSHPKVKEAAVVGIPHPKWDERPLACVVLNEGEQATEAEILEFLQPKVAKWWLPDAVEFIDEVPKTSVGKFSKKDLRATFAEYELKS; translated from the coding sequence ATGCGCGGCTTGATGCAGGACTCGCCCCTCACCATCGACACGATCTTCCGGCACGTCGAGCAGCACTACGGCGACGGGACGATCGTCACCAACAACCCCGGCGGTGTGACCCGGACGACCTACGCGGAGTGGGCGCAGCGCACCCGCAAGCTCGGCGGCGTCCTCGACACGCTCGGCGTGAGCGGCGACGGGCGGGTGGGCACGTTCGGCTGGAACAGCCAGCGTCACCTCGAGCTCTACTTCGCCGCGCCGTGCACCGGCCGGGTCCTGCACACGCTCAACATCCGGCTGTTCCCCGAGCAGCTGACCTACATCGCCAACCACGCCGAGGACGAGGTCGTCTTCGTCGACCGCACCGTGCTGCCGCTGCTGTGGAAGCTCATCGACACGATGACGACGGTCCGGCACGTCGTGGTCATGGACGACGGCGGCACCAACGAGGTCCCCGACGACCCGCGCATCTCCGACTACGAGACGCTGCTCGCCGACGCCCAGCCGGTCGACTTCCGGGTCGACGACGAGAACCTCGCCGCCTCCATGTGCTACACGAGCGGCACCACGGGCAACCCCAAGGGCGTCGTCTACTCGCACCGCTCGACGGTGCTGCACACGATGGCCGTGCTCGCACCCAACGCCTTCGGGCTGGGCGTGCGGGACGTCGCGATGCCGGTCGTCCCGATGTTCCACGCCAACGCCTGGGGCATCGCGCAGGCCGCGCCCGCCGCCGGCGCCTCGCTGGTGATGCCCGGGGCGATGATGCAGCCCGAGGCGCTGGCCGACATCATCGTGGACGAGGGCGTCACCTTCACCGCCGGCGTCCCGACGATCTGGCAGGGCGTGCTGCCCCACCTGGCCGGCCGCGAGCACAAGCTGCGCGAGATCGGCTGCGGCGGGTCGGCCGTGCCGAAGGCGCTGTCCGAGGCCTACCGCGAGCAGGTCGGGCTGCCGATCCTGCAGGCCTGGGGCATGACCGAGACGTCGCCGGTCGCGTCGTCGGCCGTGCTCTCCCGCCAGTACGACGACGCCGACGCCGAGACCGTCGCGAACGCCCGGGCCCGAGCGGGCATCCCGCTGTTCGGCGTCGAGGCGAGGATCGTCGACGCCGACACCCTCGAGCCGCAGCCCTGGGACGACCAGGCCACCGGCGAGCTGCAGGTCCGCGGTCCGTGGTGCGCGAAGGACTACTACAACCCCGACGCCGGGGTCGTGCTCTCCACCGAGGACGGCTGGATGAAGACCGGCGACGTCGCCGCCATGGACGCGGCCGGCTCGATCCGGATCGCCGACCGCACCAAGGACCTGATCAAGTCCGGCGGCGAGTGGATCAGCTCGGTCGACCTCGAGAACGTGATCATGAGCCACCCGAAGGTGAAGGAGGCCGCGGTCGTCGGCATCCCGCACCCGAAGTGGGACGAGCGGCCGCTGGCCTGCGTGGTGCTCAACGAGGGCGAGCAGGCGACGGAGGCGGAGATCCTGGAGTTCCTGCAGCCGAAGGTGGCCAAGTGGTGGCTGCCCGACGCCGTCGAGTTCATCGACGAGGTGCCCAAGACCAGCGTCGGCAAGTTCTCCAAGAAGGACCTGCGCGCCACGTTCGCCGAGTACGAGCTGAAGTCCTGA
- a CDS encoding PH domain-containing protein produces MTTAPAPVREPAWQLSRSAIGLWVTEGAISTVSLGLAAGAFLLFVPASAGGPVPLLRWLVPIGVVVHAVVALAIRPHIRFHVHRWEVTADAVYTLTGWLTRTWTLVPISRIQTVDVTRGVLQQLFGLSTVAVLTASSQGTVRIWHLEADVAQRVADDLAHRAEQVRDQAT; encoded by the coding sequence ATGACCACCGCCCCTGCCCCGGTGCGCGAACCGGCCTGGCAGCTCTCCCGCTCCGCCATCGGGCTCTGGGTGACCGAGGGCGCCATCTCGACGGTGTCCCTCGGCCTCGCCGCCGGTGCGTTCCTCCTCTTCGTCCCCGCGAGCGCCGGTGGTCCCGTCCCACTGCTGCGGTGGCTCGTGCCCATCGGCGTCGTCGTCCACGCGGTGGTGGCGCTGGCCATCCGGCCGCACATCCGGTTCCACGTGCACCGCTGGGAGGTCACGGCGGACGCCGTCTACACGCTGACCGGCTGGCTGACCCGCACCTGGACGCTGGTGCCGATCTCCCGCATCCAGACCGTCGACGTGACCCGCGGCGTGCTCCAGCAGCTGTTCGGCCTGTCGACGGTGGCGGTGCTGACGGCGAGCTCGCAGGGCACCGTGCGCATCTGGCACCTCGAGGCCGACGTCGCCCAGCGGGTCGCCGACGACCTGGCGCACCGCGCCGAGCAGGTCCGCGACCAGGCCACATGA
- a CDS encoding cytochrome P450: MAAPLDLTDPAVVANPYPAFARARAEAPVQWHEELQLWLAFTHAESNAVLRDRRLGRIWRDREPQSRFESFNLIHRNAILEMEPPEHTRLRRLVSTAFARGHVERLRPWVEQLAGRLVDGLIERSGGSAPVDLLPGMAEQLPVDVIAELLGVPQADRPLLRPWSNAIVKMYEYDRTREREEAAERAADEFVTYLRGLAAERRKQPGDDLVSHLVQVRDAEGDKLTEDELVTTCILLLNAGHEATVNVTGNGTLALLHNPDQLQRLRADRSLLPTAIEELMRYDSPLQLFERTATEDVEIGGITVAAGQKIAALLGAANHDPAVFAEPETLDVGRTDNPHISFGAGVHFCIGAPLARVELQASFGALLDRTSSLVLGGEPVRRPEFVIRGLAQLPVVLTA, encoded by the coding sequence CTGCAGCTGTGGCTGGCGTTCACGCACGCGGAGTCCAACGCCGTCCTCCGGGACCGCCGGCTGGGCCGGATCTGGCGCGACAGGGAGCCGCAGAGCAGGTTCGAGAGCTTCAACCTCATCCACCGCAACGCGATCCTCGAGATGGAGCCGCCCGAGCACACCCGGCTGCGGCGGCTGGTCAGCACCGCGTTCGCGCGCGGGCACGTCGAGCGGCTGCGGCCCTGGGTCGAGCAGCTGGCCGGGCGGCTGGTCGACGGGCTGATCGAGCGGTCCGGGGGCTCGGCGCCGGTCGACCTGCTGCCGGGCATGGCCGAGCAGCTGCCGGTCGACGTCATCGCCGAGCTGCTCGGCGTGCCGCAGGCCGACCGCCCGCTGCTGCGTCCCTGGTCGAACGCGATCGTGAAGATGTACGAGTACGACCGCACTCGGGAGCGCGAGGAGGCGGCCGAGCGCGCGGCGGACGAGTTCGTCACGTACCTGCGGGGGCTCGCCGCCGAGCGGCGGAAGCAGCCCGGTGACGACCTCGTCAGCCACCTGGTCCAGGTCCGGGACGCCGAGGGCGACAAGCTCACCGAGGACGAGCTGGTCACCACCTGCATCCTGCTGCTCAACGCCGGCCACGAGGCGACGGTCAACGTCACCGGCAACGGCACGCTGGCCCTGCTGCACAACCCCGATCAGCTGCAGCGGCTGCGGGCGGACCGCTCGCTGCTCCCGACGGCGATCGAGGAGCTCATGCGCTACGACTCCCCGCTCCAGCTGTTCGAACGCACCGCCACCGAGGACGTCGAGATCGGCGGGATCACCGTCGCCGCCGGTCAGAAGATCGCGGCGCTGCTGGGCGCGGCCAACCACGACCCTGCCGTCTTCGCCGAGCCCGAGACCCTGGACGTCGGCCGCACCGACAACCCGCACATCTCCTTCGGGGCCGGCGTCCACTTCTGCATCGGTGCGCCGCTGGCCCGCGTCGAGCTGCAGGCGTCGTTCGGGGCGCTGCTGGACCGGACGTCGTCCCTCGTGCTGGGCGGAGAGCCGGTGCGGCGTCCCGAGTTCGTGATCCGCGGGCTGGCGCAGCTGCCCGTCGTCCTCACGGCCTGA
- a CDS encoding glutamate mutase L: MRVACVDIGSTWTKAALVDVLSGELLATAQAPTTLGDVVRGVLAATAGFADAPVIACSSAGGGLRLAVVGYEELISAEAGHRAALTAGARVVHVAAGVVDGAALAALQAAEPDVVLLVGGTDGGEASVLRANAATLAGAERSVPVVLAGNVAVRDEVARMLRDGGLPVREADNVLPDIGLLTPESARAAIREVFLEHVIGGDRLSTDPRLRQWVRAVTPDAVLEGVTVLARVLADERVSVVVLDVGGATTDVYCVPEPDAEQASLGREAVGVPARRRTVEGDLGVSWSVDALRAAAAAEGLPVPGEDSLDLGGTAATIALRRHLRAEAGYGPGGASARGAGLVVLSGGVFRHAAPEAVDRVVARLAADTGGAGSVVAATPVLVDRRYALAPIGLLAAEHPDTATALARDLLSAR, encoded by the coding sequence GTGAGGGTCGCCTGCGTCGACATCGGGTCGACCTGGACGAAGGCCGCGCTGGTCGACGTCCTCTCCGGTGAGCTGCTCGCCACCGCGCAGGCGCCGACGACGCTCGGGGACGTCGTCCGCGGTGTGCTGGCGGCGACGGCCGGCTTCGCGGACGCGCCGGTCATCGCCTGCTCCAGCGCGGGCGGTGGGCTGCGGCTGGCGGTCGTGGGCTACGAGGAGCTGATCAGCGCCGAGGCCGGGCACCGGGCCGCGCTCACCGCCGGAGCCCGCGTCGTCCATGTCGCCGCCGGTGTCGTGGACGGCGCCGCGCTGGCCGCGCTGCAGGCGGCCGAGCCGGACGTCGTCCTCCTGGTGGGCGGCACGGACGGCGGGGAGGCGTCGGTGCTGCGTGCGAACGCCGCCACGCTGGCCGGTGCGGAGCGGTCCGTCCCCGTCGTCCTCGCCGGCAACGTGGCGGTTCGGGACGAGGTGGCGCGGATGCTCCGGGACGGCGGCCTGCCGGTGCGGGAGGCCGACAACGTGCTGCCCGACATCGGCCTGCTGACGCCGGAGTCGGCCCGGGCGGCGATCCGCGAGGTGTTCCTCGAGCACGTCATCGGGGGCGACCGGCTGTCGACCGATCCGCGGCTGCGCCAGTGGGTGCGGGCGGTGACCCCGGACGCCGTCCTGGAGGGGGTGACCGTCCTGGCCCGGGTGCTGGCCGACGAGCGGGTGTCGGTGGTCGTGCTCGACGTCGGCGGCGCGACCACCGACGTGTACTGCGTGCCCGAGCCCGACGCGGAGCAGGCGTCCCTGGGGCGGGAGGCGGTCGGCGTGCCGGCGCGACGGCGCACGGTGGAGGGCGACCTCGGTGTCTCGTGGAGCGTCGACGCGCTGCGGGCGGCGGCGGCCGCCGAGGGCCTGCCGGTGCCGGGGGAGGACTCCCTGGATCTCGGCGGCACGGCGGCCACGATCGCCCTGCGCCGGCACCTGCGGGCCGAGGCGGGGTACGGGCCGGGCGGCGCCAGCGCCCGCGGCGCGGGTCTGGTCGTGCTGTCCGGCGGCGTGTTCCGGCACGCGGCGCCCGAGGCGGTCGACCGCGTGGTGGCGCGGCTGGCCGCCGACACGGGTGGGGCGGGCAGCGTCGTCGCCGCCACTCCCGTCCTGGTCGACCGCCGCTACGCGCTCGCGCCGATCGGCCTCCTGGCCGCCGAGCACCCCGACACCGCCACCGCCCTGGCGCGGGACCTGCTCAGCGCGCGCTGA
- a CDS encoding PH domain-containing protein — protein MNPAAPAPQGRRTSPLVVLVHTATFKQARQVVPAVIPILAATGFGGGTTMLISLVVGVTLLSLLTAALSWWRFSYLDGPTAVVVTRGLVSRSVRTVPNDRIRGVEVEAPVLHRVFGLVRVRIDAAAGAAGENEEVVVDGVPRAEGDRLRAAVLTHRATAPEAAEEEPVEEEFGRFDNRWLLYAPLVGSYLAVPLAAVGALFRLVDELPRQFQPDLEGPDVSDGRAAALLVVAALLLLVLGAVVGAAIVNWRFRLTRRGGSLVAVRGLLTRRHTELEIDRIRGWTLSEGLGMRWVRAARLSALVTGLGDATRRGQLLPLGPRTEAVTLGRRLVTDPAELIGHPPAARRRRILRATAAGVLVTLAGAVTSAAFGWWWLLAAGIALTVLAVPVGLGRYAALGHATGPDAFTVRSGWLVREQAVLQRRAVVGWQVRQSFFQRRADLATVIACVGAGQGGYASTDMAAGEVAAFAAAASEPWAATLSAR, from the coding sequence ATGAACCCGGCCGCACCGGCACCGCAGGGACGGCGGACCTCGCCGCTCGTCGTCCTCGTCCACACCGCCACCTTCAAGCAGGCCCGCCAGGTCGTCCCGGCGGTCATCCCGATCCTCGCGGCGACCGGCTTCGGCGGCGGCACGACCATGCTCATCTCGCTGGTCGTCGGCGTCACGCTGCTCTCCCTGCTGACCGCCGCCCTGTCCTGGTGGCGGTTCAGCTACCTCGACGGGCCGACCGCGGTGGTGGTCACCCGCGGCCTGGTGTCGCGGTCGGTCCGCACGGTGCCGAACGACCGGATCCGGGGCGTCGAGGTGGAGGCGCCCGTGCTGCACCGGGTGTTCGGCCTGGTGCGCGTCCGGATCGACGCCGCGGCGGGGGCGGCCGGCGAGAACGAGGAGGTCGTGGTCGACGGGGTGCCGCGCGCCGAGGGCGACCGGTTGCGCGCCGCCGTGCTCACCCACCGCGCCACGGCGCCCGAGGCGGCGGAGGAGGAGCCGGTCGAGGAGGAGTTCGGTCGCTTCGACAACCGCTGGTTGCTGTACGCCCCGCTGGTCGGCAGCTACCTCGCCGTTCCCCTCGCCGCGGTCGGCGCGCTGTTCCGGCTCGTCGACGAGCTCCCCCGCCAGTTCCAGCCGGACCTCGAGGGGCCGGACGTGAGCGACGGGCGCGCCGCCGCGCTGCTCGTCGTCGCGGCCCTCCTGCTGCTGGTGCTCGGCGCCGTCGTCGGCGCCGCGATCGTCAACTGGCGCTTCCGGCTGACGCGGCGGGGCGGCTCGCTGGTCGCCGTCCGCGGGCTGCTCACCCGTCGGCACACCGAGCTGGAGATCGACCGCATCCGCGGCTGGACCCTCTCCGAAGGGCTCGGCATGCGATGGGTGCGCGCCGCCCGGCTGAGCGCCCTGGTCACCGGCCTCGGCGACGCCACCAGGCGCGGCCAGCTGCTCCCTCTCGGGCCCCGGACCGAGGCGGTGACCCTGGGCCGGCGGCTCGTGACCGACCCGGCCGAGCTGATCGGCCATCCGCCGGCCGCCCGGCGCCGGCGGATCCTGCGCGCGACGGCCGCGGGAGTCCTGGTGACGCTGGCCGGCGCCGTCACATCGGCGGCGTTCGGCTGGTGGTGGCTGCTCGCCGCGGGCATCGCCCTGACGGTCCTCGCCGTCCCCGTCGGGCTGGGCCGGTACGCCGCCCTCGGGCACGCCACCGGGCCGGACGCGTTCACGGTGCGCAGCGGCTGGCTGGTCCGCGAGCAGGCGGTCCTGCAGCGGCGGGCGGTGGTCGGCTGGCAGGTGCGCCAGTCGTTCTTCCAGCGCCGGGCCGACCTGGCCACCGTGATCGCCTGCGTCGGGGCGGGCCAGGGCGGGTACGCGTCGACCGACATGGCCGCCGGCGAGGTCGCCGCGTTCGCGGCGGCCGCCTCCGAGCCGTGGGCGGCGACGCTCAGCGCGCGCTGA